A section of the Trachemys scripta elegans isolate TJP31775 chromosome 10, CAS_Tse_1.0, whole genome shotgun sequence genome encodes:
- the LOC117884209 gene encoding acyl-coenzyme A synthetase ACSM4, mitochondrial-like isoform X2, with product MKTLFKLRILQSVWTPQSPSRLFHKDNKRLVSQMVSHYESINRCEQELPEHFNFASDVLDKWSQLEKDGKRPATAAFWWINDKGDEVKWSFEELGFLSRKAANVLSDPCGLQRGDRVIVILPRIPEWWILNVACMRTGIVFIPGTSQLRAKDIFYRLQASKAKCIITNDTLAPAVDSVLPDCQFLKSKLIVSEGSKDGWLNFQELLKVAPADHNCVKTKSRDPMLIYFTSGSTGPPKMVEHSHSSYGIGFTVSGRYWLNLTPSDIFWNTSDTGWVKSVWSSVFSPWSSGSCVFIHNLPQFEPATVANTLSRYPITTFCTASTAYCMLVQHGLTSYKFMSLRHCVTGGEPLNPEVMKQWKTQTGLDIYEGYGQTETVTICSNVKGMKIKPGSMGKASPPYDVQVVDDQGDILPRGEEGNIAIRIKPTRPFCLFSQYLGWRMM from the exons ATGAAGACTTTATTTAAATTACGAATTCTCCAGTCCGTGTGGACTCCCCAGTCACCTTCTAGATTATTCCACAAAGATAACAAGCGTCTTGTGTCTCAGATGGTTTCAcactatgaatctataaaccgGTGTGAACAGGAACTGCCAGAACACTTCAACTTTGCAAGTGATGTCCTAGACAAATGGTCTCAGCTGGAAAAG GATGGGAAGAGACCTGCGACTGCAGCTTTCTGGTGGATAAATGATAAGGGAGATGAGGTGAAGTGGAGCTTTGAGGAGCTGGGATTTCTGTCCAGAAAAGCAGCCAATGTGCTCTCTGACCCTTGTGGATTGCAAAGAGGAGACCGAGTAATAGTGATTCTACCTCGGATACCAGAGTGGTGGATACTGAATGTGGCTTGTATGCGAACAG GAATTGTCTTTATTCCAGGAACATCCCAATTAAGGGCCAAAGACATTTTCTATAGACTCCAGGCTTCGAAGGCCAAGTGCATCATTACCAATGACACACTGGCACCTGCAGTGGATTCTGTCTTGCCTGACTGCCAGTTTCTGAAAAGCAAGCTAATTGTTTCTGAAGGCAGCAAGGATGGGTGGCTGAACTTTCAAGAGCTACTCAA GGTGGCACCGGCTGATCATAACTGCGTCAAGACAAAGAGTCGAGACCCAATGCTCATCTATTTTACCAGTGGAAGCACAGGACCTCCAAAAATGGTTGAACATTCCCACAGTAGTTACGGCATAGGATTTACAGTCAGTGGCAG GTACTGGCTGAATCTGACTCCCTCAGATATATTCTGGAACACGTCAGACACAGGCTGGGTCAAGTCAGTCTGGAGCAGCGTTTTTTCTCCCTGGAGTAGCGGATCATGTGTCTTTATACACAACCTGCCACAGTTTGAACCAGCAACTGTCGCGAAT aCTCTCTCAAGGTATCCCATAACCACTTTCTGCACAGCATCAACTGCCTACTGCATGCTTGTGCAGCATGGGCTTACCAG TTACAAATTCATGAGTCTGCGTCACTGTGTGACAGGAGGGGAGCCGCTCAATCCAGAAGTGATGAAGCAATGGAAAACCCAAACAGGTCTGGATATCTATGAAGGCTATGGCCAGACGGAAACA GTAACAATATGTTCCAACGTGAAAGGAATGAAAATTAAACCAGGCTCTATGGGAAAGGCATCTCCACCTTACGATGTTCAG GTTGTAGATGACCAGGGTGATATTTTGCCTCGAGGAGAAGAAGGAAACATTGCCATCCGAATCAAACCTACAAGGCCATTTTGTCTTTTCTCTCAGTATTTA GGGTGGAGAATGatgtag